A section of the Candidatus Effluviviaceae Genus I sp. genome encodes:
- a CDS encoding winged helix-turn-helix transcriptional regulator, which produces MGGAVLVRSGAKRFGQVGEEGPGNAAELDDAAAVFRALAHPVRVRIVSLLCDGELCVKRMEELLGIPQPSVSQHLTRLRYAGLISAERRGHLVCYRLNEGPAAAIVAAALGGARKAKGV; this is translated from the coding sequence ATGGGAGGAGCCGTACTGGTGCGGTCCGGGGCGAAGAGGTTCGGACAGGTCGGCGAGGAGGGACCCGGCAACGCGGCGGAGCTCGATGACGCCGCGGCCGTCTTCCGGGCCCTGGCGCATCCGGTGCGCGTTCGGATCGTCTCCCTCCTGTGCGACGGAGAGCTGTGCGTCAAGCGCATGGAGGAGCTCCTGGGCATTCCGCAGCCGTCCGTGTCACAGCACCTGACGAGGCTGCGGTACGCGGGGCTCATCTCGGCGGAGCGACGCGGCCATCTCGTGTGCTATCGGCTGAACGAAGGTCCGGCGGCCGCGATCGTCGCGGCCGCGCTCGGAGGCGCTCGCAAGGCGAAGGGGGTGTGA
- a CDS encoding DUF2914 domain-containing protein, whose protein sequence is MAVRAVLFAVLMPVTLCLTPSATADEPSTEEPGAATAPAPPTQPRMVVSPAGLEVLRAYICEDVEERQPVQAGTSFVGDDPGASRLCCFSEIGLPAASDTVLHIWYWGEREMLRIPLEVRAPRWRTWSAKSVSDSWSGAWRVDITDRAGLVLMRLPFSVE, encoded by the coding sequence ATGGCTGTTCGTGCGGTTCTCTTCGCAGTGCTGATGCCCGTGACTCTGTGCCTCACGCCGAGTGCGACGGCCGACGAGCCGTCCACGGAAGAGCCCGGCGCCGCCACGGCGCCGGCACCACCCACCCAGCCGCGCATGGTCGTCTCGCCGGCCGGCCTCGAGGTTCTCCGCGCCTACATCTGCGAGGACGTCGAGGAGCGGCAACCGGTGCAGGCCGGCACCTCGTTCGTCGGCGACGATCCCGGCGCCTCCAGGCTGTGCTGCTTCAGTGAGATCGGCCTCCCCGCGGCGTCCGACACCGTGCTCCACATCTGGTACTGGGGCGAGCGCGAGATGCTGAGGATCCCGCTCGAGGTGAGGGCCCCGCGATGGAGGACCTGGAGCGCCAAGAGCGTCAGCGACAGCTGGAGCGGCGCCTGGCGCGTGGACATCACCGACCGCGCTGGCCTTGTGCTCATGCGCCTTCCCTTCTCGGTCGAGTAG